The proteins below are encoded in one region of Ferroplasma acidiphilum:
- a CDS encoding 4-hydroxybenzoate octaprenyltransferase encodes MWDPGGAKDKKGKLYIILRFLRMEQTFFSLPMAYLGAFLAVRKIPAIRILILIFFALFFVRIAGMTNDNLADRFIDAKNPRTMTRPLVTGVITVKNAYALIAIGLAGYFISTYFINILAFSISPLGALVIMTYPYMKRHTAFANYQIASIQGLSVMAGAIAAVGLHSPVYIIYHMPWFFVFATIFWALGFDLYNHIPDIKYDRENKLHSFATLLGDRALQFAGLNQILSVSLAFAGDIVYRLGILSYATTTLHGAIMLSAFILAYRGNFGKAFYYNIYASVVLALGIIIDVALGLPAI; translated from the coding sequence ATGTGGGATCCTGGTGGAGCTAAGGATAAAAAGGGAAAACTTTACATAATATTGAGGTTCCTTAGGATGGAACAGACTTTCTTCAGCCTTCCCATGGCATACCTGGGAGCTTTCCTTGCTGTAAGGAAAATACCAGCAATCAGGATTCTTATATTAATTTTCTTCGCCCTGTTTTTTGTCAGGATAGCAGGAATGACAAATGATAACCTTGCGGACCGGTTCATTGATGCTAAAAATCCAAGGACCATGACAAGGCCACTGGTAACTGGCGTGATAACCGTGAAAAATGCCTATGCACTGATAGCAATTGGCCTTGCAGGTTATTTTATTTCTACTTACTTTATCAATATTTTAGCCTTTTCCATCTCGCCCCTGGGTGCACTGGTAATCATGACATACCCGTACATGAAAAGGCATACTGCATTTGCCAACTACCAGATAGCCTCAATACAGGGTTTATCCGTAATGGCAGGGGCTATAGCAGCTGTGGGATTGCATTCACCTGTTTACATAATTTACCATATGCCATGGTTTTTCGTATTCGCCACCATATTCTGGGCCCTCGGCTTTGATCTTTATAACCATATACCGGATATAAAATATGACAGGGAAAATAAATTGCATAGCTTCGCCACACTGCTAGGCGACAGGGCACTGCAATTTGCAGGGTTGAACCAGATATTGTCTGTCTCACTGGCTTTTGCCGGAGATATTGTTTACAGGCTTGGTATCCTGTCATATGCAACAACCACACTGCATGGTGCAATAATGCTTTCTGCTTTTATACTGGCATACAGGGGTAATTTTGGAAAGGCATTTTATTATAATATATATGCTTCGGTAGTTCTCGCCCTTGGAATTATAATAGATGTGGCCCTGGGTTTGCCGGCAATTTAA
- a CDS encoding phosphate uptake regulator PhoU: protein MQSIRKIQLTGGSTYIVSLPSKWVKNNNLQRSSEIKIEESQNRLILYGDVGVKTEIEKHLILNSKMDSKSIERALISLYISGYDTLAITSSYYISDETREAIKKFSKLVIGIEIFEENSKKIVLQNVLNSNSYPIYNSIKRMSLNVESMIYDTIKGINDMDNDLLKNVIERDDEIDRFQWYIYREVKGKSCEDPNSIYYLIISRILERMADHTVNICKIWLERNDTDIPYKKVVENLSFSLDLYKKSMALFYSKKYNGLNDIISFKKTIMDQKKELLDLGKSSDIATISFSSEEISRIALYSTDIAELAMDMVLSMQNETTL, encoded by the coding sequence ATGCAATCAATAAGAAAGATCCAGTTAACAGGAGGTTCAACATATATAGTTTCTCTGCCTTCAAAATGGGTAAAAAATAACAATCTTCAGAGGAGCAGTGAGATAAAAATTGAAGAATCACAGAACCGGCTTATTCTTTACGGAGATGTTGGTGTAAAAACAGAGATAGAAAAACATTTAATCCTGAATTCAAAGATGGATTCAAAAAGCATCGAACGGGCATTGATATCTCTTTACATTTCCGGTTACGATACACTGGCCATAACAAGCTCATACTATATCAGTGATGAAACAAGGGAAGCCATAAAGAAATTTTCAAAACTGGTTATAGGCATAGAAATATTTGAGGAAAATTCCAAAAAAATTGTTCTGCAAAATGTATTAAATTCAAATTCCTACCCGATTTATAATTCTATAAAGCGTATGTCACTTAATGTTGAATCAATGATTTACGACACGATAAAAGGGATTAATGACATGGACAATGACCTGTTAAAAAATGTAATTGAAAGAGACGATGAAATTGATCGTTTCCAGTGGTACATTTACCGTGAAGTAAAAGGCAAAAGTTGCGAAGACCCCAATAGCATATATTACCTGATTATATCCCGGATACTTGAGAGAATGGCAGACCATACAGTAAATATATGCAAAATATGGCTGGAGAGGAATGATACTGATATACCGTATAAGAAGGTAGTTGAAAACCTATCATTTTCACTTGACCTGTATAAGAAGTCAATGGCACTCTTTTATTCCAAGAAATATAACGGGCTCAATGATATCATATCATTCAAAAAAACCATAATGGACCAGAAGAAGGAATTGCTGGACCTCGGGAAATCATCAGATATAGCGACCATATCATTTTCCTCGGAGGAAATATCAAGGATTGCTCTGTACTCAACAGATATAGCGGAACTTGCAATGGATATGGTTCTATCTATGCAGAATGAAACAACATTATGA
- a CDS encoding isochorismatase family protein, with the protein MIKPDDSIIVLVNYNTEFFRNCFSKMEFLMGMDYINNFIDKYRVPVIFTERELDYTVENPELLKLRTRKEENRMKNMAPPSDYDKGFIEEFNKKIKVNNTVKTWKEDIFYRSSLEEEISKTGRRSIFLGGFFTDTDIFISSANANIREYNTIVVSDITSTYSERLYFQSLEMISQFVDVTDTRDLEQYYPV; encoded by the coding sequence ATGATTAAACCCGATGATTCCATTATAGTACTTGTCAACTACAATACAGAGTTTTTCCGGAATTGCTTCAGCAAGATGGAGTTTTTAATGGGAATGGATTACATTAACAATTTCATCGATAAATATAGAGTTCCAGTTATATTCACAGAAAGGGAATTGGATTACACTGTGGAAAATCCAGAACTTCTTAAACTCCGGACCCGCAAGGAGGAAAACAGGATGAAAAATATGGCGCCCCCATCGGATTACGATAAAGGTTTTATCGAGGAATTTAATAAAAAAATAAAGGTAAATAATACAGTAAAAACATGGAAGGAAGATATATTCTACAGGAGTAGCCTGGAAGAAGAAATAAGCAAAACCGGAAGGAGATCAATCTTTCTCGGAGGATTCTTCACCGATACTGATATATTCATAAGTTCAGCTAACGCAAATATCAGGGAGTACAATACTATAGTTGTATCTGATATTACATCCACATATTCTGAAAGATTGTACTTCCAGAGTCTGGAAATGATAAGCCAGTTCGTGGATGTTACCGACACGAGGGATCTGGAACAGTATTATCCGGTATGA
- a CDS encoding class I SAM-dependent methyltransferase, whose product MDKYSNTKEFFSKNSENYAKSQSHAKDRDLDILMEMLSPQAGMIGLDAATGSGFTAIRLAKKIGKVYALDMVDNMLLETAKLAEENGLHNVFPVKGYVDSMPFENEKFDIVTCRRAAHHFDDKDEFASEAFRVLKANGMIGIDDMTVPDSIINDLNEVERIRDHSHMYAASTDGWIRILSRAGFTGLKYKVYSRRVSFEQWLYPVEINSPEGKKSLEYFQNARDEFLSSIQWDGKSFQKSWVVITGVKEIQ is encoded by the coding sequence ATGGATAAATATAGCAATACAAAAGAATTCTTTTCCAAAAATTCTGAAAATTATGCTAAAAGCCAGTCCCATGCAAAGGACAGAGATCTGGATATCCTTATGGAAATGCTATCTCCACAGGCAGGCATGATAGGGCTTGATGCCGCTACAGGGTCAGGGTTTACAGCCATAAGATTGGCAAAGAAAATAGGGAAGGTTTACGCCCTTGATATGGTTGACAATATGCTACTTGAAACTGCAAAACTGGCTGAAGAAAACGGGTTGCATAATGTATTCCCTGTAAAAGGCTATGTAGACTCCATGCCCTTTGAAAATGAAAAATTTGATATTGTAACATGCAGAAGGGCTGCACACCATTTCGATGATAAGGATGAATTTGCATCTGAGGCTTTTAGAGTTTTAAAGGCAAATGGAATGATAGGCATAGACGATATGACCGTCCCTGATAGCATAATCAATGACCTGAATGAAGTTGAGAGAATAAGAGATCATTCCCACATGTATGCAGCATCCACAGACGGATGGATTCGCATTCTTTCCCGGGCTGGATTTACCGGTTTAAAATATAAGGTATACAGCAGGAGGGTATCCTTTGAACAATGGCTTTACCCTGTTGAAATTAATTCCCCTGAAGGAAAAAAATCTCTAGAGTATTTCCAAAATGCACGTGATGAATTTCTATCCAGTATACAATGGGATGGAAAATCGTTTCAAAAATCATGGGTGGTAATAACAGGAGTAAAAGAGATACAATGA
- a CDS encoding DMT family transporter, whose protein sequence is MLLISVVVIWGATFPIMKLSLQYISPVMLLSFRFILSAALMLPIVFKNKMLIERKNVILGIVGGILLFLAYYTQTVGLEYTTSSQSGLITGMYVVLLPIISLLYLKIKLNKVDVIAVSIGFIGLILMSSLKFSSAYTFGDILTFFCAIFYGLQTAYVFKYTKYLDSMVFTFYQLLMVGVLSSIFVPFSWEPSGLLKPIVIFTIVFTALFASFFAILINTRVLQYIEPTAAGVIYVGEPVFAVISSILILKEIPTMDIILGGIIIVVAMLIETLHKYVETKNSINIPQ, encoded by the coding sequence ATGCTTCTAATCTCTGTTGTGGTGATCTGGGGTGCAACATTTCCGATAATGAAACTTTCACTTCAGTATATAAGCCCTGTGATGCTTCTGTCTTTCAGGTTTATCCTTTCAGCTGCACTCATGCTGCCCATAGTGTTTAAAAATAAAATGTTAATTGAAAGAAAGAACGTAATACTTGGAATTGTGGGCGGCATATTGCTTTTTCTGGCATATTATACACAGACAGTTGGCCTTGAATACACAACATCATCCCAATCAGGGCTTATCACAGGCATGTATGTCGTTTTGCTGCCAATCATATCGCTATTATACCTTAAAATCAAATTAAACAAAGTAGATGTTATCGCTGTTAGTATTGGCTTCATAGGGCTTATACTCATGTCATCGCTAAAATTCAGTTCAGCATATACCTTCGGAGACATACTTACCTTCTTCTGTGCCATTTTTTATGGGCTGCAGACCGCATATGTATTTAAATATACAAAATACCTTGACAGCATGGTTTTCACATTTTACCAGTTATTGATGGTTGGAGTTTTATCATCAATATTTGTTCCGTTTAGCTGGGAACCTTCCGGGCTTTTGAAACCCATAGTCATTTTTACAATAGTATTTACTGCCCTCTTCGCCAGTTTCTTTGCCATATTAATAAATACGAGAGTCCTGCAATACATAGAACCAACTGCAGCAGGAGTAATATATGTTGGGGAACCTGTATTTGCAGTTATATCATCCATACTGATCCTCAAAGAAATTCCAACTATGGATATAATACTTGGTGGCATTATCATAGTGGTGGCAATGCTGATTGAAACATTGCATAAATACGTAGAAACAAAGAATTCTATAAATATTCCACAATAG
- a CDS encoding helix-turn-helix domain-containing protein encodes MNVKVKMKNEGCSLSGLYSEYNINSRVIKKEIHEGLLYEIAEIYYHNGNLDKILISLKSSQGVKGVETLFDNGNILIIKLTTAECPVLGILKNYSESGKSVYKQEEKIEEGNNIWNMHIASMELVRELSEKLKEKTGSDVFVNIYKKSSVDKKSLFVVKEAYDLGFFDVPKRINLLELSAILNIPPTTLDLIIRKSLKYFLDTELVSKDKSQIYNE; translated from the coding sequence GTGAATGTCAAGGTTAAGATGAAAAATGAAGGTTGTTCCCTTAGCGGGTTATATTCTGAGTATAATATTAATTCAAGGGTCATCAAAAAGGAGATACATGAAGGCCTTCTTTATGAAATTGCAGAAATCTATTATCACAATGGGAATCTTGACAAAATTTTGATATCGTTAAAATCCAGCCAGGGAGTAAAAGGTGTAGAAACCCTATTTGACAATGGAAATATACTCATAATAAAATTAACGACAGCCGAATGCCCTGTGCTTGGAATTTTGAAAAATTATTCAGAAAGTGGAAAATCCGTTTATAAGCAGGAAGAGAAAATAGAAGAGGGAAACAATATCTGGAACATGCATATAGCCAGCATGGAACTGGTAAGGGAACTTTCAGAAAAGTTGAAAGAGAAAACAGGAAGTGATGTGTTTGTTAATATTTACAAAAAATCCAGTGTAGATAAAAAATCCCTCTTTGTTGTAAAAGAAGCATATGACCTTGGATTTTTTGATGTGCCAAAGCGCATTAACCTGCTTGAGCTCTCTGCTATATTGAATATCCCGCCAACAACTCTGGATTTAATTATACGCAAATCATTAAAATATTTTCTTGATACTGAACTTGTTTCAAAGGATAAATCACAAATTTATAATGAATAG
- a CDS encoding ATP/GTP-binding protein, whose product MIGSLFVTGPAGTGKSTFCGAYKDWLVQNDYDAIIVNLDPGAEYLPYEPDIDIREFISLSEVMSAYSLGPNGAQVVAADLLLDNVDKIKSKLELYDDYYVIFDTPGQIELFTFRPGSPLLVKSLAGEKAMIAFIADSMVSQTPSGFISEKMLFGSVYSRFFVPMMFVLNKIDLIGEDRVKEITAWEENPDLLYDSFRDENTDSVKDYFLNVITALKDSDIINKIVPVSSKDSFGFEDIYTGMSDFFQGGEDTDTMYKDD is encoded by the coding sequence ATGATAGGGTCATTATTTGTTACAGGCCCGGCTGGGACTGGAAAATCAACATTCTGCGGTGCATATAAGGATTGGCTGGTGCAGAATGACTACGATGCAATAATAGTTAATCTTGATCCGGGTGCAGAATATTTGCCATATGAGCCGGATATAGACATCAGGGAATTTATATCCCTGAGTGAGGTTATGTCTGCCTATTCACTGGGGCCAAATGGGGCGCAGGTAGTTGCTGCTGACCTTTTGCTGGACAATGTTGATAAGATAAAGTCAAAATTAGAGTTATATGACGATTATTATGTTATTTTTGACACGCCCGGGCAGATAGAGCTTTTCACATTCAGGCCGGGAAGCCCGTTGCTTGTAAAATCACTTGCAGGGGAGAAAGCCATGATAGCCTTCATAGCGGATTCTATGGTTTCACAGACACCGTCTGGATTCATATCTGAAAAGATGCTTTTTGGTTCCGTGTATTCACGGTTTTTTGTTCCCATGATGTTTGTGCTTAACAAAATAGATTTAATAGGCGAAGACAGGGTAAAGGAAATAACTGCCTGGGAGGAAAACCCGGATCTGCTATATGACAGTTTCAGGGATGAAAATACAGACAGTGTAAAGGATTATTTTTTGAATGTAATAACCGCCCTGAAGGATTCAGATATAATAAACAAAATTGTTCCTGTGTCCTCAAAGGATTCATTCGGTTTTGAAGATATTTATACAGGCATGTCTGATTTCTTCCAGGGAGGCGAGGATACAGACACAATGTACAAAGACGATTAA
- the rpiA gene encoding ribose-5-phosphate isomerase RpiA, giving the protein MYENEKKVSAMEALKHVHSNMKLGLGTGSTTKYFLDGLGELVKSGKITGITGVPTSLRTADLAKSYGIKIENNLEGIEIDFDGADEFDGSGNLIKGGGGALVREKIVAYNSKEVYIMADHSKFSEKLHSFPLPVEVLPFMEDVTKKNIEKTGCKATFRDGKNFKSDNGNYILDCRFDFTDVALEKKIKMIPGVVEVGIFSGITTKVFIGENEKCRVMDFQKS; this is encoded by the coding sequence ATGTATGAAAATGAAAAAAAAGTTTCTGCCATGGAGGCATTGAAGCATGTACATAGCAATATGAAACTCGGGCTAGGAACCGGGTCAACAACAAAATACTTTCTTGATGGGCTCGGGGAACTTGTTAAATCTGGAAAAATCACAGGTATTACCGGTGTCCCAACATCATTGAGGACTGCTGACCTGGCTAAATCCTATGGCATAAAAATAGAAAACAACCTTGAAGGGATAGAAATAGATTTTGATGGTGCAGATGAATTTGATGGAAGTGGCAACTTAATAAAGGGTGGTGGAGGTGCACTTGTAAGGGAAAAAATTGTTGCTTATAACAGTAAAGAAGTTTACATAATGGCTGACCATTCAAAGTTTTCAGAAAAACTGCATAGTTTTCCATTGCCTGTTGAGGTTTTGCCCTTTATGGAGGATGTGACAAAGAAGAATATTGAAAAAACAGGTTGCAAAGCTACTTTCAGGGATGGAAAAAATTTTAAGAGCGACAACGGCAACTATATACTGGACTGCAGGTTCGATTTTACGGATGTTGCACTGGAAAAAAAGATAAAGATGATTCCCGGAGTTGTTGAAGTAGGCATCTTCAGTGGGATTACAACAAAGGTATTCATAGGCGAAAATGAGAAATGCAGGGTTATGGACTTCCAGAAATCATAA
- a CDS encoding UbiA-like polyprenyltransferase produces MKFRDIAEFIKLEHTLFDLPFIYAGAIIASGGSYNFVKYIIIFITATSARGAGMSINRIMGLKYDKTNPRKKNWALVTGKMKKIDAYALTLLLIAIFEVSTYFLNRVVLALSPVVILFFIADPLMKRVTSWRHLFMGLTIGLGVLGGFLAISPVAPPLIIYLVVLISTFWIAGFDIIYTIPDIDYDRANNLKTLNVKYGLKNGMIISSLFHIFTIALFIFIAFIVKNIYYDILLVPIVALIIYQHIVVNPSNLKTIRVSFFNANSFIGIIFLAGMIISFYR; encoded by the coding sequence ATGAAGTTCAGGGATATAGCCGAGTTTATAAAACTGGAACATACGCTTTTCGATCTGCCATTTATTTATGCAGGCGCCATAATAGCTTCCGGAGGCAGCTATAATTTTGTTAAATATATAATAATATTCATCACAGCTACAAGTGCGAGGGGTGCTGGCATGTCCATTAACAGGATAATGGGGCTGAAATATGATAAAACCAACCCAAGAAAGAAAAACTGGGCACTGGTAACGGGCAAAATGAAAAAAATTGATGCCTATGCGTTGACATTGCTGTTAATAGCAATATTCGAGGTTTCAACATACTTTTTGAACAGGGTTGTCCTTGCACTTTCACCTGTTGTAATACTATTCTTCATTGCAGACCCGCTTATGAAGAGAGTAACATCATGGCGCCACCTCTTCATGGGCTTAACTATTGGCCTGGGCGTCCTCGGCGGTTTCCTTGCAATTTCACCGGTTGCACCGCCATTAATAATATACCTTGTTGTCCTAATATCAACGTTCTGGATTGCTGGGTTTGATATAATATACACAATTCCTGATATAGATTATGACAGGGCAAATAACCTGAAAACCCTGAATGTCAAATATGGCTTGAAGAATGGCATGATAATATCATCACTTTTCCACATATTTACAATAGCCCTTTTTATTTTCATAGCATTCATAGTCAAAAATATTTACTATGATATTTTGCTGGTGCCTATTGTAGCATTGATAATATACCAGCACATAGTTGTAAATCCATCAAATTTAAAAACAATAAGGGTATCGTTCTTCAACGCAAATTCATTTATTGGAATTATATTCCTTGCCGGAATGATAATTTCATTTTATAGATAA
- a CDS encoding acetate--CoA ligase family protein, with product MLEQLFKPKSIAVVGASSDSLKVGNIILRNITSSFSGKVYPVNNKTASIDGLTAYKSLIDIKESVDLVVIVVPRDAVPGVMKDAATIKAGAAIIITAGFKETDQHGAELEDQIMAIARESGIRVLGPNTIGLITPDVNATFAFADVKKGKAALVAQSGGLGVYMLNWAQESNVGISYFISLGNQADVDETDAFQFLSTDVETRAIFSYVEGVSSGQKFLTTLPDVIRRKPIIFLKGGMGKTGAAAVKTHTGSVAGSMDIFRAAVRTVGGIFVDNIEDMLNLAKIVLSSEPVSSDILIITNSGGHGVLTTDAIDKEGLNEIELPERVKHDLLSVMPEQSTPRNPIDLSGDANYDRYNKALGIIKDLDCTKIVIVQSLPMVSCSDVAKAMVNYRGKGVIGVTMGLDQNAASKLLDSVSIPAFIFPEDAVRSIKYMVERPNPVKKIRTAEPINQARELVKGKNYIKDFEAMQLMEIYGIRTPAYAIAENAKEAVEKSTAVGYPLVMKISPDTPVHKTDVKGVIMNVEKDTVESSFTELNYPRTIMQAQISGAEIFVGGIKDPVFGPAIVVGIGGIYMEVIKSLSYGICPVSEDEAYQMMKDSKVLGMLTSRNRDYDINGTVRAISKLSNMLIDLDIKEMDINPLIVNEKGAFAVDVRIVL from the coding sequence ATGCTTGAACAATTATTTAAACCAAAAAGTATAGCTGTTGTCGGTGCTTCATCTGACAGCCTGAAGGTTGGAAATATCATATTAAGGAATATAACATCATCATTTTCGGGAAAGGTTTATCCGGTGAACAATAAAACTGCCAGCATTGATGGATTAACGGCGTATAAAAGCCTTATAGATATAAAGGAAAGTGTTGATCTTGTAGTTATAGTGGTACCAAGGGATGCAGTACCCGGAGTAATGAAAGATGCAGCTACAATAAAGGCAGGGGCAGCAATAATTATAACCGCTGGATTCAAGGAAACTGACCAGCATGGAGCAGAACTTGAAGATCAGATAATGGCAATAGCGAGGGAGAGCGGAATAAGGGTTCTTGGCCCGAATACAATAGGGCTCATAACACCGGATGTCAATGCAACATTTGCATTTGCCGATGTTAAAAAGGGAAAAGCTGCACTGGTTGCACAGAGCGGTGGACTCGGTGTTTATATGTTAAACTGGGCCCAGGAATCCAATGTGGGCATAAGTTATTTCATCAGCCTTGGAAACCAGGCAGACGTGGATGAAACCGATGCTTTTCAATTCCTATCAACCGATGTGGAAACAAGGGCAATTTTCTCATATGTGGAAGGTGTTTCATCCGGCCAGAAGTTCTTAACAACCTTGCCCGATGTCATAAGGCGCAAACCCATAATATTTCTAAAGGGAGGAATGGGCAAAACCGGTGCAGCCGCGGTAAAGACACACACAGGAAGCGTTGCCGGTTCAATGGATATATTCCGCGCAGCTGTAAGGACAGTAGGCGGAATATTTGTGGATAACATAGAAGATATGCTTAACCTGGCGAAAATCGTACTGTCATCAGAACCTGTTTCCAGTGATATACTTATTATTACAAATTCCGGAGGGCACGGTGTTTTGACAACAGATGCCATAGATAAGGAGGGGCTTAATGAAATAGAATTGCCTGAAAGGGTAAAACATGATTTGCTCAGTGTAATGCCGGAACAGAGCACACCGAGGAATCCTATAGATTTATCAGGTGATGCCAACTATGACAGGTACAATAAGGCACTGGGAATAATAAAAGACCTCGACTGCACAAAAATAGTCATAGTCCAGTCACTTCCCATGGTTTCATGTTCAGATGTTGCAAAAGCAATGGTAAATTATCGTGGAAAGGGTGTGATAGGGGTAACAATGGGGCTTGACCAGAATGCAGCATCTAAACTGCTGGACTCTGTTTCCATACCTGCTTTCATCTTCCCTGAGGATGCGGTGAGATCTATCAAGTATATGGTTGAACGCCCAAATCCGGTAAAAAAAATCCGTACAGCTGAACCCATTAACCAGGCAAGGGAACTTGTAAAGGGAAAAAATTACATAAAGGATTTCGAAGCAATGCAGCTAATGGAAATATATGGAATACGGACTCCTGCATATGCTATTGCTGAAAATGCAAAGGAAGCTGTGGAAAAATCAACAGCTGTTGGATACCCTCTTGTTATGAAAATATCTCCTGATACGCCTGTACATAAAACAGATGTAAAAGGGGTTATAATGAACGTTGAAAAGGATACAGTTGAAAGCTCATTTACCGAATTGAATTACCCGAGGACAATCATGCAGGCACAGATATCCGGAGCTGAAATATTCGTTGGTGGAATAAAAGACCCTGTATTCGGGCCTGCAATAGTGGTTGGAATAGGTGGAATCTATATGGAGGTAATAAAAAGCCTTAGCTATGGAATTTGCCCTGTATCGGAGGATGAAGCATACCAGATGATGAAGGACAGCAAAGTACTGGGCATGCTAACATCAAGAAACAGGGATTATGATATAAATGGCACCGTGAGGGCCATATCTAAACTATCCAACATGCTTATTGACCTTGATATAAAGGAAATGGACATAAACCCGCTTATTGTCAACGAAAAGGGTGCATTTGCTGTCGATGTGAGAATAGTACTCTAA
- a CDS encoding geranylgeranyl reductase family protein: MYDVIVSGAGPSGSYLSYLLSRNGYKVLQLEEHREVGKPVECTGLVSERVFKYVNSRSMVNEVHGANVFFPNGKSIHISKGEKTIVMYRDDFDKDVSAMAIGAGADTRINARVLDAKVNDSYGEVKYRENGEIKYARANIIVGADGANSRIRLSLNYERPKKIISTYQVDSSFHLDDQDDVNVFIGSENSKGFFGWAVPSGEITRIGVGVDHVTAIKYFRNINVKFNRSQILGINAGPIPINYLSKTYGNRSLLLGDAAGIVKPLSGGGIYTGIISAKNAYTAIDQSFNRNNFSEDALKAYQKLWKREIGRELFIDAKIQQYFSKISTNDTLLNKIYDTINREDIIRRINSLGDIDYPAKVVFSILMRKPQLIKYFLFGG; encoded by the coding sequence GTGTACGACGTAATTGTTTCAGGAGCAGGACCTTCCGGTTCATATCTTTCATACCTGCTTTCCAGAAATGGGTATAAAGTTCTGCAGCTTGAGGAACACAGGGAAGTTGGCAAACCCGTTGAATGCACGGGGCTTGTATCTGAAAGGGTATTTAAATATGTCAATTCACGGTCAATGGTAAATGAGGTCCACGGAGCAAACGTTTTTTTCCCGAATGGCAAGAGCATACACATATCGAAGGGAGAGAAAACAATAGTTATGTACAGGGATGACTTTGACAAGGATGTTTCTGCAATGGCTATAGGTGCAGGGGCAGACACAAGGATAAATGCAAGGGTGCTTGATGCCAAGGTTAACGATTCATACGGAGAGGTAAAATACAGGGAGAATGGTGAAATTAAGTATGCCAGGGCCAATATAATAGTTGGTGCTGATGGTGCAAACAGCAGGATAAGACTTTCACTCAATTACGAAAGGCCAAAAAAAATAATTTCAACTTACCAGGTTGATTCCTCTTTCCACCTCGATGACCAGGACGATGTAAATGTTTTCATCGGTTCCGAGAATAGCAAGGGGTTTTTTGGATGGGCAGTCCCGTCAGGAGAAATTACAAGGATAGGCGTGGGAGTTGACCATGTGACAGCCATAAAGTATTTCAGGAATATCAATGTAAAATTCAACAGATCCCAGATACTTGGAATAAATGCCGGGCCAATACCCATCAATTATCTAAGCAAAACCTATGGAAACAGGTCATTGCTTCTGGGCGATGCTGCAGGAATAGTTAAGCCATTATCTGGTGGTGGCATATATACAGGAATAATTTCGGCTAAAAACGCATATACTGCAATAGATCAGAGTTTCAATAGAAACAATTTCTCGGAAGATGCATTAAAGGCTTATCAGAAACTCTGGAAGCGTGAAATTGGCAGGGAACTTTTTATAGATGCAAAAATTCAACAATACTTTTCAAAGATAAGCACAAACGATACCCTGCTGAATAAAATATATGATACTATTAACAGGGAAGATATTATACGCAGGATAAATTCCCTGGGTGACATAGATTATCCAGCGAAAGTTGTGTTTTCAATACTTATGAGAAAACCACAGCTGATAAAATATTTCCTGTTCGGCGGATGA